A region from the Beduinella massiliensis genome encodes:
- the dnaB gene encoding replicative DNA helicase: protein MDEERVGRVPPNNLDAERSVLGAMMQDHEALSLALEALIEEDFYHPANKELFDAMHALNSSGQPVDIVTVDEELSRRGTLEGVGGIQYVVEISQYVPTTANVKAYIQIVAEKATLRRLIKASSDISQESYTQQDPVAEILGRAEKAIFDIVMRRTEGSTLVHIADILPDTYQRIENLSRLKGGIDGVPTGFIDLDNLLTGLHGGELVLVGARPSMGKTSFGMNVLSHAAVMAGRTVAAFSLEMPRDQLAMRLLCADARVDMQSVRHGTLRDEDWLALSKALGPMAAAGLYIDDTSGITPSQLRSRCRRLKMERGLDLVMVDYLQLMSADGRVENRQNEVSEISRALKGIAKELNVPVLALAQLSRAGAQRSDKRPILSDLRDSGSIEQDADVVMFLHREEYYDPNTEDKNIAEVIVAKQRNGPLGTVKLAWLGQYTRFASLQQQ, encoded by the coding sequence TTGGATGAGGAACGCGTGGGCCGCGTGCCGCCCAACAACCTGGACGCCGAACGCTCGGTGCTGGGCGCGATGATGCAGGACCACGAGGCGCTCTCCCTGGCGCTGGAGGCGCTCATCGAGGAGGACTTCTACCACCCCGCCAACAAGGAGCTCTTCGACGCCATGCACGCGCTGAACAGCTCCGGCCAGCCCGTGGACATCGTCACCGTGGACGAGGAGCTCTCGCGCCGCGGCACGCTGGAGGGCGTCGGCGGCATTCAGTACGTGGTGGAAATCTCGCAGTACGTGCCGACCACCGCCAACGTCAAGGCCTACATCCAGATCGTCGCGGAGAAGGCCACCCTGCGCAGGCTCATCAAGGCCTCCAGCGACATCTCGCAGGAATCCTACACCCAGCAGGACCCCGTGGCCGAGATCCTCGGCCGTGCGGAAAAGGCGATCTTCGACATCGTGATGCGCCGAACCGAGGGCTCCACCCTCGTGCACATCGCGGACATCCTGCCCGACACCTATCAGCGCATCGAGAACCTTTCGCGCCTCAAGGGCGGCATCGACGGCGTGCCCACGGGCTTCATCGACCTGGACAACCTGCTCACCGGCCTGCACGGCGGCGAGCTCGTGCTCGTCGGCGCCCGCCCCTCCATGGGCAAGACGTCGTTCGGCATGAACGTGCTCTCGCACGCGGCCGTCATGGCCGGGCGCACCGTCGCCGCCTTTTCCCTGGAAATGCCGCGCGACCAGCTCGCCATGCGCCTGCTGTGCGCCGACGCCCGCGTGGACATGCAGAGCGTGCGCCACGGCACGCTGCGCGACGAGGACTGGCTCGCGCTTTCCAAGGCGCTGGGCCCCATGGCCGCCGCGGGCCTGTACATCGACGACACCTCCGGCATCACGCCCTCGCAGCTTCGCTCGCGCTGCCGCCGCCTCAAGATGGAGCGCGGGCTCGACCTGGTGATGGTCGATTACCTGCAGCTCATGAGCGCCGACGGCCGCGTGGAAAACCGCCAAAACGAGGTCAGCGAGATCTCCCGCGCGCTCAAGGGCATCGCCAAGGAGCTGAACGTGCCCGTGCTCGCGCTCGCCCAGCTCTCGCGCGCGGGCGCGCAGCGCAGCGACAAGCGGCCGATCCTGTCCGACCTGCGCGACTCCGGCTCGATCGAGCAGGACGCCGACGTCGTCATGTTCCTGCACCGCGAGGAGTATTACGACCCCAACACCGAGGACAAGAACATCGCGGAGGTCATCGTCGCCAAGCAGAGAAACGGCCCGCTCGGCACGGTCAAGCTCGCCTGGCTCGGCCAGTACACGCGCTTTGCCTCCCTTCAACAGCAGTAG
- a CDS encoding DNA topoisomerase 3, with product MATLVVAEKPSVARDIARVLGAKGRGEGYLSGGDYIVTWAVGHLVTLKEPEEIDERFKRWRREDLPILPDEIPLKVIPKTRPQYKVVKALMNGPETARIVCATDSGREGELIFRYIYEMAKCTRPVDRLWISSMTDEAIREGFSRLMPDSAYDALYLSARCRAQADWLVGMNLSRAFTLRYDVLLSVGRVQTPTLQMLVARRREIDAFVPENYFIVQADFGDYRGTWFDPARGGEKRIESAERAEQIAAKTRGGAGTVTECKSEQRRELPPLLYDLTSLQRDANTALGFTASRTLKAAQNLYEKHKLITYPRTDSRYLPHDMAGKAAQALRALPAAYAPLTARLPEKLPMSRRVFDDAKISDHHAIVPTGRRTDASALPADEGKLYDLVCRRLIAAFYPAYEYDALRVVTQVGEHAFLSTGRAVTQSGWKDVYRDQQPKKKKGEEEEAPLPPLAVGDARTARRATVKEEKTKPPREHTDASILREMENAGRRVEDEELRESMKDSGLGTPATRAAILERLIDVGYAARKGRTLTATPKGMRLIEAVPESIASPETTGRWERELARIARGEADGTRFMEGIARLTRTMTQYAASGAPDVAFEPEARRGKGRKGQKDLKIPCPLCGQGTVTENSRAFGCSRWREGCGFTVWKDCCARAGGPEITEKLLRAVMEKKRLVGSTGALVWDGKQVSFVKKTDPA from the coding sequence ATGGCAACGCTCGTCGTCGCGGAAAAGCCGTCCGTCGCGCGGGACATCGCGCGCGTGCTGGGCGCGAAGGGGCGCGGGGAAGGGTACCTCTCCGGCGGGGATTACATCGTCACCTGGGCCGTCGGGCACCTCGTCACGCTCAAGGAGCCCGAGGAGATCGACGAGCGGTTCAAGCGCTGGCGGCGGGAGGACCTGCCCATATTGCCGGACGAAATTCCGCTCAAGGTCATCCCCAAGACGCGGCCGCAATATAAAGTGGTGAAGGCGCTGATGAACGGCCCGGAGACCGCGCGCATCGTGTGCGCGACCGACTCCGGGCGCGAGGGCGAGCTCATCTTCCGCTACATCTACGAGATGGCGAAGTGCACCCGGCCCGTGGACCGGCTGTGGATCTCCTCCATGACGGACGAAGCCATCCGCGAGGGCTTTTCAAGGCTCATGCCGGACAGCGCCTACGACGCGCTCTACCTCTCCGCGAGGTGCCGCGCGCAGGCCGACTGGCTGGTGGGCATGAACCTCTCGCGCGCCTTCACCCTGCGCTACGACGTGCTGCTCAGCGTCGGGCGCGTGCAGACGCCGACGCTGCAAATGCTCGTGGCGCGGCGGCGGGAGATCGACGCCTTCGTGCCGGAAAACTACTTCATCGTGCAGGCGGACTTCGGGGACTACCGGGGCACGTGGTTTGACCCCGCGCGGGGCGGCGAGAAGCGCATCGAAAGCGCCGAGCGCGCGGAGCAGATCGCCGCAAAGACGCGCGGGGGCGCGGGCACCGTCACGGAATGCAAAAGCGAGCAGCGACGCGAGCTACCCCCGCTGCTCTACGACCTGACGAGCCTGCAACGCGACGCCAACACGGCCCTGGGCTTCACCGCCAGCCGCACGCTGAAGGCCGCGCAGAACCTGTACGAGAAGCACAAGCTCATCACCTACCCCCGCACGGACAGCCGCTACCTGCCCCACGACATGGCGGGCAAGGCCGCGCAGGCGCTTCGGGCGCTGCCCGCCGCCTACGCCCCGCTGACGGCGCGGCTGCCGGAGAAATTGCCCATGAGCCGCCGGGTGTTCGACGACGCGAAGATCAGCGACCACCACGCCATCGTGCCCACGGGCAGGCGGACGGACGCGAGCGCCCTGCCCGCGGACGAGGGGAAGCTCTACGACCTCGTCTGCCGCCGCCTGATCGCGGCGTTTTACCCGGCCTACGAGTACGACGCGCTGCGCGTGGTGACGCAGGTGGGCGAGCACGCCTTCCTGAGCACCGGGCGCGCGGTGACGCAGAGCGGCTGGAAGGACGTGTACCGCGACCAGCAGCCGAAGAAGAAAAAGGGCGAGGAGGAGGAAGCGCCGCTTCCGCCGCTCGCGGTCGGGGATGCGCGCACCGCGCGGCGCGCGACGGTGAAGGAGGAAAAGACGAAGCCCCCGCGCGAGCACACGGACGCCTCGATCCTGCGCGAGATGGAGAACGCGGGCAGGCGCGTCGAGGACGAGGAGCTGCGCGAGAGCATGAAGGACAGCGGCCTGGGCACGCCCGCCACGCGCGCCGCGATCCTGGAGCGGCTGATCGACGTGGGCTACGCCGCGCGCAAGGGGCGCACGCTCACGGCGACGCCCAAGGGCATGCGGCTCATCGAGGCGGTGCCGGAATCCATCGCCTCGCCGGAGACGACCGGCCGCTGGGAGCGGGAGCTCGCGCGCATCGCCCGGGGCGAGGCGGACGGGACGCGCTTCATGGAGGGCATCGCGCGCCTGACGCGGACGATGACGCAGTACGCCGCAAGCGGCGCGCCGGACGTGGCCTTTGAGCCGGAGGCCCGGCGGGGCAAGGGCAGGAAGGGCCAGAAGGACCTAAAGATTCCCTGCCCCCTCTGCGGGCAGGGCACGGTCACGGAAAACAGCCGGGCCTTCGGCTGCTCGCGCTGGCGCGAGGGCTGCGGGTTCACCGTCTGGAAGGACTGCTGCGCGCGTGCGGGCGGGCCGGAGATCACGGAGAAGCTGCTGCGCGCGGTGATGGAGAAAAAGCGGCTCGTGGGCAGCACGGGCGCGCTCGTCTGGGACGGGAAGCAGGTCTCGTTTGTGAAGAAGACTGACCCGGCGTGA
- the rplI gene encoding 50S ribosomal protein L9: protein MKVILLQDVKGTGKKDQIIEASDGFARNFLFPKKLAVEATPAALNAVNKAKAAEQHREDVRKAEAQELARKLSGRVIRVSARAGEGGRLYGSVTAQEIADALNSQHGVKIEKRRVELPEPIRTASDTEVSVWLYPGITAKMTVKIDTTK, encoded by the coding sequence ATGAAGGTTATTTTGCTGCAGGACGTGAAGGGAACCGGCAAGAAGGATCAGATCATCGAGGCCTCGGACGGCTTCGCGCGCAACTTCCTGTTTCCCAAGAAGCTCGCGGTGGAGGCGACGCCCGCCGCGCTGAACGCCGTGAACAAGGCGAAGGCCGCGGAACAGCACCGCGAGGACGTGCGCAAGGCGGAGGCGCAGGAGCTCGCCCGGAAGCTTTCGGGCCGCGTGATCCGCGTGAGCGCGCGCGCGGGCGAGGGCGGCAGGCTGTACGGCTCGGTGACGGCGCAGGAGATCGCGGACGCGCTGAACAGCCAGCACGGCGTGAAGATCGAGAAGCGCCGCGTCGAGCTGCCGGAGCCCATCCGCACGGCCTCCGACACGGAGGTCTCCGTGTGGCTGTACCCCGGCATCACCGCCAAGATGACGGTGAAGATCGACACGACCAAGTAA
- a CDS encoding YlcI/YnfO family protein: protein MRFSVPVAEPTTNKCVRFPNDVIEGVERAIAGRQTTFSAFTVAAVRAALASLEEEMPGASERDAGE from the coding sequence ATGAGGTTCAGCGTGCCTGTGGCCGAACCGACGACGAACAAGTGCGTCCGGTTTCCAAACGACGTGATCGAGGGGGTAGAGCGGGCGATCGCGGGCAGGCAGACGACGTTTTCCGCTTTCACGGTCGCGGCGGTGCGCGCGGCGTTGGCGAGCCTGGAGGAAGAAATGCCCGGAGCATCGGAACGGGACGCCGGGGAATGA
- a CDS encoding MATE family efflux transporter, with product MVRDMTEGRPIRLILSFFFPLLIGNLFQQMYNMADSIIVGQIVGKDALAAVGATGSFNFLVLGFALGLCSGLCIPVSQHFGAGDMYAMRRALVNAIYITLGVTAVITAAMLVFTRPMLRVMRTPENIFEQSYDYIIVIFGGTFATLLYNLPAGLLRALGDSKTPLLFLIIASLLNIALDLLFILAFHMGVAGAAWATVIAQAVSGALCIRYIVRHFPVLRPEKGEWKFDAKSAGRGLAIGIPMGLQFSLTAVGSVVLQSAVNTLGSDAVAAITAGSKVQMIMTQPMEALGATMATYCGQNLGAKRVDRIRWGLRTSLLLGAAYTVVAMLVSFRFGSTISLLFIKAEETQLLQNIDLFLACNAAGFILLMALLVLRNALQGLGYSMSAMLAGIFEMVARALVAFAFVAPFGYGAVCFANPLAWLFACFLLIPMIVVRVRQLGRRFPGGEEGARLPDGV from the coding sequence ATGGTCAGAGACATGACAGAGGGCCGGCCCATCCGGCTGATTCTCTCCTTCTTTTTCCCGCTGCTGATCGGCAACCTCTTTCAGCAGATGTACAACATGGCCGACAGCATCATCGTCGGCCAGATCGTGGGCAAGGACGCCCTGGCGGCCGTGGGCGCGACGGGCTCGTTCAACTTTCTGGTGCTGGGCTTCGCGCTGGGGCTGTGCAGCGGGCTGTGCATCCCGGTGTCGCAGCACTTCGGCGCGGGCGACATGTACGCCATGCGCCGGGCGCTGGTGAACGCCATCTACATCACCCTGGGGGTGACGGCGGTCATCACCGCCGCGATGCTGGTCTTCACCCGGCCGATGCTGCGCGTGATGCGGACGCCGGAAAACATCTTCGAGCAGAGCTACGACTACATCATCGTGATCTTCGGCGGCACGTTTGCGACGCTGCTGTACAACCTGCCCGCGGGCCTGCTGCGCGCGCTGGGCGACAGCAAGACGCCGCTGCTGTTCCTCATCATCGCGTCGCTGCTGAACATCGCGCTCGACCTTTTGTTCATCCTCGCCTTTCACATGGGCGTGGCGGGCGCGGCCTGGGCGACGGTGATCGCGCAGGCGGTGTCCGGGGCGCTGTGCATCCGCTACATCGTGCGCCACTTCCCGGTGCTGCGCCCGGAGAAGGGCGAGTGGAAGTTCGACGCGAAGAGCGCTGGCCGGGGCCTTGCCATCGGCATTCCCATGGGCTTGCAGTTTTCGCTGACCGCCGTGGGCTCCGTGGTGCTGCAAAGCGCGGTGAACACCCTGGGCTCGGACGCCGTGGCCGCCATCACCGCGGGCAGCAAGGTGCAGATGATCATGACCCAGCCCATGGAGGCGCTGGGCGCGACCATGGCCACCTACTGCGGGCAGAACCTGGGCGCAAAGCGCGTGGACCGCATCCGCTGGGGCCTGCGCACCAGCCTGCTGCTGGGCGCAGCCTACACGGTGGTGGCGATGCTCGTCTCCTTCCGGTTCGGCAGCACCATCTCCCTGCTCTTCATCAAGGCGGAGGAGACGCAGCTTCTGCAAAACATCGACCTGTTCCTCGCCTGCAACGCGGCGGGCTTCATCCTGCTGATGGCGCTGCTCGTGCTCAGAAACGCTTTGCAGGGACTGGGCTACAGCATGTCCGCGATGCTGGCGGGCATCTTCGAGATGGTCGCCCGCGCGCTGGTCGCCTTCGCGTTCGTCGCCCCCTTCGGCTACGGCGCCGTGTGCTTCGCCAACCCCCTGGCGTGGCTGTTCGCCTGCTTCCTGCTGATTCCGATGATCGTCGTGCGCGTGCGCCAGCTCGGCCGCAGGTTCCCCGGCGGGGAGGAAGGGGCGCGGCTGCCGGATGGCGTTTGA
- a CDS encoding universal stress protein: METGEHTLTPRDEGGALRVMVCVTGQKTCERLIHEGARIAREIDGEVKVVHVATGGAPFMGVSPAQEAEALEYLFRRAQECGADMEVVRAESAVDAICGLAMQHDVDCVVLGAARGRGAQDFAEQLRSRLPRTDVRVVIDEG; this comes from the coding sequence ATGGAAACGGGTGAGCATACTTTGACGCCCCGGGACGAAGGCGGGGCGCTGCGGGTCATGGTCTGCGTGACCGGGCAGAAGACCTGCGAGCGCCTGATTCACGAGGGCGCGCGCATCGCGCGGGAGATCGACGGCGAGGTGAAGGTCGTGCACGTGGCGACCGGCGGCGCGCCGTTCATGGGCGTCAGCCCCGCGCAGGAGGCCGAGGCGCTGGAATACCTCTTCCGCCGCGCGCAGGAATGCGGCGCGGACATGGAGGTCGTGCGGGCCGAGAGCGCGGTGGACGCGATCTGCGGCCTCGCGATGCAGCACGACGTGGACTGCGTGGTGCTGGGCGCGGCCCGAGGGCGCGGCGCGCAGGACTTCGCGGAGCAGCTGCGAAGCAGGCTGCCGCGCACGGACGTGCGGGTGGTCATCGACGAAGGATGA
- a CDS encoding DUF3788 family protein, with the protein MYERMLNKHAVPTLADMTAFCGENAERFAQINEWLTRTYGTEQKIVFPYGNQYGWGIAHRKKSGLLCNIFAERGAFTVMLRLSDRQFESVYSRLQADTREQIDRKYPCGDGGWIHYRVTCRAQYDDIRTLLSVKCAPGKTAGNGRAPSDF; encoded by the coding sequence ATGTACGAGCGAATGCTGAACAAACATGCCGTGCCGACCCTGGCGGATATGACGGCCTTTTGCGGGGAGAACGCCGAACGGTTTGCGCAGATCAACGAATGGCTGACCCGGACATACGGCACCGAGCAGAAGATCGTATTCCCGTACGGAAATCAGTACGGATGGGGCATTGCCCACCGGAAAAAGAGCGGCCTTCTGTGCAACATCTTTGCCGAGCGCGGCGCCTTTACCGTCATGCTGCGTCTCTCCGACAGGCAGTTTGAATCCGTTTACAGCCGGCTGCAAGCGGACACGCGGGAGCAGATCGACCGGAAATATCCGTGTGGCGACGGCGGGTGGATTCATTATCGCGTCACATGCAGGGCGCAGTACGACGACATCCGGACGCTCTTGTCGGTCAAATGCGCGCCCGGAAAGACAGCGGGGAACGGCCGCGCGCCGTCGGATTTCTAA
- a CDS encoding FMN-binding protein: MKKALCVLLALLLFPAPALAQEGPLCVEVMGYRPMVVVYEVEDGKIASFEVVEHQEAPGHGAEVIAAGFDSLIGQDVQSARFDAVSGATRTSNGINGALRLAARGAGKPYPGAAPAPAVDLAAAQEAPPPPEAAAFPGDSFTFRDGISFGMSIEQVRALEPGDCLQTENGLVYLDRPLDGLYANIDYWFNDDALTEVYVSFREVPEDEAQYLADFAEVDASLTSKYGPAYLLQADGSDDPSSGQPEPYSVWFMDGYTIYHKIYIDSNVRSHHIFFTSAAYEDNADESSASSFTFRNGVSFGMTMEQVRALEPDSPSQTENILRYFDQQFAGLDVYIRYWFNGNALTEVYVSFEEVYADDTPYFVDFDKAEAELTLKYGPASVTEEDTPGVPLSGEPELYSMWLMDGYTIYHDFYGDSDGRYHYIFFTSDAYEDEEDDIPKAPPEAAPAPVFFRSGVALGMSMEQVRALELGDPSQTEDSLTYYGQRYAGLEMYVCYSFSANRLSSILVSFTASHADDALYRADFAEAEAVLTEKYGPASLSRSDGTNRPSIWFMDGCTLLHELHGDSGSLVHSIRFTADAFDDE; the protein is encoded by the coding sequence ATGAAAAAAGCCCTGTGTGTCCTGCTCGCGCTCCTGCTCTTCCCGGCGCCAGCCCTCGCGCAGGAGGGCCCGCTGTGCGTGGAGGTGATGGGCTATCGGCCCATGGTCGTAGTCTACGAGGTGGAGGATGGAAAGATCGCGTCCTTCGAGGTCGTGGAGCACCAGGAAGCGCCGGGGCACGGCGCGGAGGTCATCGCGGCGGGCTTTGACAGCCTGATCGGCCAGGACGTCCAATCCGCGCGCTTCGACGCGGTCTCCGGCGCGACCCGCACGTCCAACGGCATCAACGGCGCGCTGCGCCTCGCCGCCCGGGGCGCGGGCAAGCCGTACCCGGGCGCGGCCCCCGCCCCGGCCGTTGACCTGGCAGCGGCTCAGGAAGCGCCCCCGCCCCCGGAAGCGGCCGCCTTCCCCGGCGACAGCTTTACCTTCCGAGACGGCATCTCCTTCGGCATGTCGATAGAGCAGGTGCGCGCCCTCGAGCCGGGCGATTGCTTGCAGACGGAGAATGGCCTGGTATATTTAGACCGTCCGTTGGACGGGCTTTATGCGAACATCGATTATTGGTTCAACGACGACGCGCTGACGGAGGTCTACGTCTCCTTCCGTGAGGTGCCAGAGGACGAAGCCCAGTACCTCGCGGACTTCGCCGAAGTCGATGCGTCGCTCACGTCGAAGTACGGCCCCGCGTATCTTTTACAGGCGGATGGTTCGGACGACCCCTCGTCCGGCCAGCCGGAGCCTTACTCCGTGTGGTTCATGGACGGCTACACCATCTATCACAAAATTTACATCGATAGCAACGTGCGCAGCCACCACATTTTCTTCACCTCCGCCGCTTACGAAGACAATGCGGACGAATCCTCCGCGTCCAGCTTCACCTTCCGAAACGGCGTCTCCTTCGGCATGACGATGGAGCAGGTGCGCGCACTCGAGCCGGACTCCCCTTCCCAGACGGAGAACATCCTGCGGTATTTCGACCAGCAGTTTGCCGGGCTTGATGTGTACATCCGGTATTGGTTCAATGGCAACGCGCTGACGGAGGTCTACGTCTCCTTCGAAGAGGTCTACGCAGACGACACCCCGTACTTTGTAGATTTCGACAAAGCGGAGGCGGAGCTCACGCTGAAATACGGCCCCGCGTCGGTTACAGAGGAGGATACGCCGGGCGTCCCCTTGTCGGGCGAGCCGGAGCTTTACTCCATGTGGCTCATGGACGGTTACACCATCTATCACGATTTTTACGGCGACAGCGACGGTCGCTACCACTACATTTTCTTCACCTCCGACGCTTACGAAGACGAGGAGGACGACATCCCGAAGGCGCCCCCGGAAGCGGCCCCCGCGCCCGTCTTTTTCAGAAGCGGCGTCGCCCTCGGCATGTCGATGGAGCAGGTGCGCGCCCTCGAGCTGGGCGACCCCTCGCAGACGGAGGATTCCCTGACGTATTACGGCCAGCGTTATGCCGGGCTTGAGATGTATGTCTGCTATTCTTTCTCCGCAAACCGGCTTTCCAGCATCCTGGTTTCCTTTACAGCATCGCATGCGGACGACGCCCTGTACCGCGCGGATTTCGCCGAAGCGGAGGCGGTGCTCACGGAGAAATACGGCCCCGCGTCGCTTTCGAGATCGGACGGCACGAACCGCCCCTCCATTTGGTTTATGGACGGCTGCACCCTGTTGCACGAGCTTCACGGCGATAGCGGCAGCCTCGTCCACAGCATCCGCTTCACCGCCGACGCTTTCGACGACGAGTAG
- a CDS encoding sigma-70 family RNA polymerase sigma factor → MIDERTFMEEVERAERTLYRVSRSLLSSDADCRDAVQEALLKAWQRRDSLREAAYFRTWLVRILINECRMLRRRNRRVTPVEVLPEREAPPPDEALRDALEALDERWRLPLVLHYLEGFRVEEVAKLLGIPSGTVKWRLSRARAALRAEWMEDEGEVREHAAR, encoded by the coding sequence ATGATCGACGAGAGGACGTTCATGGAGGAGGTGGAGCGCGCCGAGCGCACGCTGTACCGCGTGAGCCGGAGCCTGCTCTCAAGCGACGCGGACTGCCGCGACGCGGTGCAGGAGGCGCTGCTGAAGGCCTGGCAGCGGCGGGACAGCCTGCGCGAGGCGGCCTACTTCCGCACGTGGCTCGTGCGGATTCTCATCAACGAGTGCAGGATGCTCAGGCGCAGAAACCGGCGCGTGACGCCGGTGGAGGTGCTGCCGGAGCGCGAGGCCCCGCCGCCGGACGAGGCGCTGCGGGACGCGCTGGAGGCGCTGGACGAACGATGGCGCCTGCCGCTCGTGCTGCACTACCTGGAGGGCTTCCGCGTGGAGGAAGTGGCGAAGCTGCTGGGCATCCCGTCCGGCACGGTGAAGTGGCGGCTATCCCGGGCGCGCGCCGCGCTCAGGGCGGAATGGATGGAGGACGAAGGGGAGGTGCGCGAGCATGCGGCCCGATGA